The genomic stretch ATCTTTAACGCACATTTTTAATAAAAAGAAAGCCTATGAACGTACAAATAGAAGAAAGCTGGAAACAACATCTGGCACCCGAATTTGAAAAAGATTACTTTATCAAACTCACAGAGTTTGTAAGAAGCGAATACCAGACTACCACTATTTACCCACCGGGTAGATTTATATTCAACGCCTTCAATCTGTGCCCGTTTAATAAAGTGAAAGTCGTCATTATCGGCCAAGACCCCTACCATGGTCCCGGCCAGGCGCACGGACTCTGCTTTTCCGTTAATGACGGAGTACCTTTTCCCCCTTCCCTACAAAATATTTTCAAAGAAATACAAAGCGATTTGGGTGCTCCCATCCCCACTTCAGGCAATCTGACCCGCTGGGCGAATCAAGGAGTATTATTACTCAATGCCACACTGACAGTCCGTGCCCATCAAGCAGGCTCTCATCAACGACGGGGCTGGGAGGAATTTACAGATGCCGCCATCCGTATACTGGCAGAACAACGTGAAAATATTGTATTCATCTTATGGGGATCTTATGCACAGAAAAAAGGAGCCTTCATAGACCGCAACAAACACCTGGTACTGGCTTCCGCACATCCGTCACCCCTGTCAGCCTATAATGGTTTCTTTGGCAACAAGCACTTCAGCCGCACCAACGAATACTTGCAAGCACACGGGCAAACACCGATTGAGTGGTAGACATAAATTAAAGACCAGAATAAAAAAATGAGAAATGGTTGCCGATAACAACATGCAACCATTTCTTATTTTTTATTCTCAGTTTCTCCTAGTACCAATTCACTGCACTACCCGTATTGCTTCGCTGGTCCCATTTCAAAGCATCGGTCAGCATACTGGAGTTAGCACGAATACTGAAGTTATAGGAAGTAAAGGGACCAAATACCAAGCCACAACTCATATTGAAACAGTGCAGGTCACGGCTGATATTGACCGTTGTCATTGACATCTCTTTCGTATTAAAGTCATATCCTGAAGAATAATTCACATTCCAGCGGCTACCCAATTTCACATTACCGGAAACATTCAATGAATGGGTTATTGAATAAGGATAACGCATCGTCTTAATATTAATCTGCTTACTTCTGTCCTCACGAATACTATAACTATAACTCAAACTCAATGACCATGGCATCTTGAAAGCCATATAGCCATCCGGATCTATAGCCGCCTTCTCTGTCTTTCTCAAGCCGGAATTATCTTCTTCCTCCTTGTTTTCATTGTCATCATCACTGTACTCATCCAGATTTTCATTCTTCTTGTCTTTATCCCCTTTACTGTCCTTTTCATCTTTCGGGCCAAACCATTTTTTCCACGAATCATTATTCAATGTATACGAGAAAGAACCGCTATACCCCTGAAAACGACCGAAACGTCCGTATGACCATTCTGTACGATTACCTTCCACTACCTTACCATCTTTATCAAACTCATAAGCATAAGTAGCAAACAGGGCGTTCATATTAAAAGTATAGCTCTTGGTCAGTTTCAAACGCAGATTCATACTCAAGTTTCCCCACGGCTTCTCTTTAGCTGCTGCATTATAAGAAATGCTGGCCCCCAACTGGTCAATCAAGCTGATTTTCTTCACTCCGGTAGTATCCGCATCGGATTTCACTTTCATTTCCACATTATTGTCTATAGAGAAAGTAAAATTCTCGGATTTACCACTGGGTGAGAAGGAGTAAGGCAAACCTTCATATGGATTATAAGTCTGAGTACGTACCTCTCCATCCGTATCAGTATAAGTATACGTTCCCACATATCCATACCTAGACGTACTGAAATCCGGCGCATAACTCATGCTAACCGAAGGAGTAAAGACGTGACGGATCATTTCAATCTTGTCACCAAACAATTTCTTCCACGGTTTGTAGAAACCATACATCTTGGTATTCACCTGCAAACTCAAATCATAGTTATACACACGGTTGAAACCGTTGATTGTATCTCTCCGCACATTATTAGGTGCCGACGGATCATAACTCTGCTCTACCTTGCGCATATACCAACGCTCGGTATAGTTAAAAGAAGGCACGATATTGATATATTTGAATAAAGTAAATGTAGCACTGATAGGAATTTTGTGCTGCATACCATTGGTCCATTTATTCAATCCTTGCTTCAGAATCAGATTATCCTTGGTATTAATAGAGTTCGTCACCTGACCGGTATACTGAAGTGAGATTTTTTCGTACCAACGTTCATCACCTACCGCCTTCTTACGCTTGAACGGATAAATACGGTTCAATGAAATATTCAAGTCCGGCAACGTCACGCTGATAGAAGAGTCCCGTGTATTCTGAGAAATATTGAATGTACTGGACAAATTCAATCCTATCTCGGGAAAGTTACGCGAATAACTCACACTAGACGTCTTGGTATTATTTGAATATTGCTGCGGATTATACAAACTACTCAGGTTACGCTGGTCATAACTACTGGTTGCAAAGTTCACATTAGCCGAAAAAGAACTGTTGGGACTGGCCTTGGCATCCTGTCTGTGGCTCCATGCAATTCTGAAGTCTTTTGTAACCATATAGTCCGGCATATTCTTCTCACCTGTCTTCGTTACCAAATAACTGGCATTGAAATTACCACTATATCTGTACCTTTTATTATAATTGGACTGCGTGGAAAGTCCCCATGAGCCCTTTGTAAAAATCTCACCCAGCACTTTCAAATCCATACGATCACTGATAGCAAAATAATATCCACCATCACGTAAATAGAAACCACGATTCATTTCATCACCGTATGTAGGCATAATGAATCCTGACGAATAACTGCTATTGAACGGGAAAAAACCAAAAGGAATAGCAAGAGGCAACGGCACATCCTCTACCACCAACTGGGCAGGACCAAATACTACATTCTTCTTGGGACGTACTTTCGCCATAGAAAGCTTCAGATAAAAGTGAGGATGTTCGTGATTATCACACGTAGTGTATCGTCCGTGACGCAGATAAAGCTCATCATTGGAACCTTTCTTTGATTCTTCACTGGTTACATACCCTTCACCTTGCTGAGTTACAATATTATTGATGAAACCTTTCTTCGACTTGAAGTTATAACGCATGATTTTTGACTCGTACGGAGTCTCGCCATCTTTAAAGATAGGAGTACCTTTTTCCACGCCAACCGAATCGGGAACACCACGGGCATACACCGTACTGCTATCCATGTTCATTGTAATCACAGCAGAGGTCAATTCAATTTTCTCATAGTTCACCTTACCGTCACCATACAGATGGGCATATCCGCCCTCAGTGAATACGATAGAGTCATTTGCTTCATAAATAACAGGCGCATCCAACGGCTGCTTCTTTTTAGGTGCAACCGTATCAATAGACAACGTATCTACCAAAGTACTATCTACTTTCAGGGAATCATTGCCGGATGCAGAATTCCGCTTTCTGCGTTGAGCACCCGTACTTAAAGAAAGCAACAGGCATGCAAATAGTAGTAGGAATGTTATAAATCTATGTCGTTTTAGTGGCGTCATTCACAAATCATTTACGCTTTTGAGGGGCAAAATTAAGCATTATCCGCCAATAATGAACTATTTAGCGGATATTTAATTTATTTTTAAGGCTTACAAGAAACATTCGCACCAATGGTTAAAACGGATTATCCCATCTTCCCCATAACGTGAAATACTCTTTAACGCCTTCTCCACGCTTTTTTCCTTGTCCAGATGTGTCTTTGAAAAAAACTTGTCGGCAAAGCAGATAACCTGTTCCTCCAGTGATACCGGAACCATATCCCGATGAGGAACGGGCAATTGCTGGTCAATAATACTTTGCAAAGATATACCTGCCCCCGTATGTCTCTCACAGACCAACGCATGGCGCGGGAATCCTTCTTTCCGCATCAGATCAGCCCCCAAATATCCATGACAAATATAAGAATAAGATCCGAAACAACAAATACCATCAGCATCTGTCATAAAAATACCGATATCGTGCAGCATTGCCGCTTCTTCCAAAAATTGCTTGTCCAGATTCAATTCCGGATGCTTGCCGGCAATCCATAACGCTTTATCGGCCACCGAACGGCTATGCGTCAGCAGGATATGTTTCAGTTCATTATCTTCAGGATAATATTTATTAATGATAGCAAGTGCGTCCATTCTCAATTAAATTCTTATTTTTGTGCAATATTACAAAATAATCACCACATATCATGAAAACAAAATACATTTTCCTATGCTGCCTCTTGTTTACTTTCAACGCCGTGACCGCGCAAAAAGTTATTACCGGAGCCGAACAGATGGACCACCTCTTACCTATATTAAAAGGGAAGCGTGTAGCATTGGTTGTAAACCAAACCTCCAGGGTAGGAGAAACTCATCTGTTGGACACCCTGCTGGCAGCGCATATACAAATAAAAAAGGTATTCGCTCCCGAACACGGCTTCCGGGGTGACGCCGATGCCGGAGAAACCATCAAGAACGGAAAAGATACCCGTACAGGAGTACCCATCCTGTCCCTTTACGGTAAAAATAAAAAGCCGGCTGCGGCACAGCTACAGGATATAGACCTGATTGTGTTTGACATTCAGGATGTAGGCGCCCGTTTCTATACCTATATCAGCACCATGCAGTATATAATGGAAGCTTGTGCCGAGAACCGGAAACAACTGGTCATCACAGACCGTCCCAATCCTTGCGATTATGTGGACGGTCCTGTGCGACAGAAAAATCAGAAAAGTTTCGTGGGCATGCATCCCATACCTATTTTACACGGTTGCACTGTAGGCGAGTTGGCTCAAATGATCAATGGTGAAGGCTGGTTATCCAATGGCAAAAAATGCGCGTTGACCGTTATCCCCGTAGAAGGTTGGAAACACGGACAACCCTATTCGCTTCCGGTAAAGCCCTCTCCCAACCTGCCCAACGACCAAGCAATTGCCTTATATCCTTCACTCTGCCCGTTTGAAGGTACAGCCATCAGTGTGGGCAGAGGTACTCTTTATCCTTTTCAAGTAATCGGTTCACCGGATATCCGCATCTCCTCCTTTTCTTTCAGACCGGAAGCCTTGGAAGGCTTTGATAAGAATCCGATGTATAAAAACCAATACTGCTATGGCAATAATCTCCGCCATATCACCGCCCCGAAAGGATTCTCTTTAAAATACATCATCACCTATTATCAAGCTTATCAAGACCTTGGAAAAGCGGACAAGTTCTTTACCCGCCCACAATGGTTCGACCTGTTGATAGGGAACCGTACCGTAAGGGAACAAATCACGAAAGGAGCCAGTGAAGAAGAAATCCGTGCAGGATGGCAGAATGAACTGGAAGCCTACAAAAAGATGAGAGAGAAATACCTGCTTTATGAATAATATTTCCTTCCAAGCTGACGGCTTTCGTCAAAAAAGGAGCCAACAACCCAATCTATTCAGGACACGCAACACCATTCCTCTGCATCCACCAAGTCCCAACCACAAACGGCTTTCCAACCGCCAACAGGCGGAATCTGTTTCAATCTTCTTTCCGGAAGGTCTGCATACCCTTCTCACCACCCCGATGATATCCGTGTCCTCACATTCCTCATAAAAACGACAAACGCCATCTCCCTGCATCAAATAACGACTGCCTCTTTTTTGAATAATCCGATGCAATACATACCGGTCTGTCTGCCGGAACAGAATGACATCAAAAAGTTTCAACTCCTCCTTATCATACGGCCCCACCACCACTTCATCCTTCCCATTTCTCAGTAAAGGCATCATGGAATTGCCTTTCACCCGGAACTTCACACTCCTGCCACTTTTGATTTCCGACTCCACCCACGCAAAGAAACATTCATTCGCTATCCGCTTCATACCCATCTCCATATAAAGTACGACATACTAATTTCACCGCCTCCGCATCGGGCAAACACTCCAGATGATAAACAGGAATGGATGAAACCATCTTTTCCAACAGACTACAAACCCCACTGTATAATTCCTCCTCGTATGCAAATGCAGGAGGAGCAGACGGATGCAAAGCTGCATAAGCCTGCAAAGTGTTCAATCTCCGTATCTTATTATACGGTGCTTGTGACAAACGTACACATCCGGCCAACGGATAACATTCCGCCTTATAACAAGGAGTCTTCCCACTCCACGGGCTGCCATATACCCACACGCCCCCCTCTTCATAACGCACAATGGGACTGTCATCATTCAGCAACTTACTTCCTGCTATATTTTCCCTCCACAAACGAGTATGGGTACTTTTGCCGGTTCCGCTTTCACCTAAAAAAAGAACCGCTTTCCCCTTATAAACAATACAACTGCCATGCAAGGCAACCGTATCTTTCCGTACCGTCATCAGACCATACCCCATCCATAAGGCAAATCTTAAAAGACGGGGAGAATAATGACCATATAAACAGATACCTTTCCCAGTTTCACCCATCGTCCGGAGATAAAGCGACGGTTCTCCCTGCGGAGCCAGTTCCAACAAAAAACTATCCCCACTCACACCGAAAGTACCGGTTACATCTTCATATCCGAACCCATAGGACTTTCTCTGAAAAGCCGGAAAATCCCAACCGTTTCCCTCCCAAACAGTAAAATCCGGCAACCAAGCACCCTCGTATACATCTTTTACCAAAACCAGATCCGGTTGCCAAATAAAAGGCTTGAAACCGCTGATACCATCCACCACCTCCATCAACCTTTCGTCCGGCAATGCGAAGCAGTGGCCACCTATTTTATAAATTTGATCCATTGTCTTTTCCATTTAATCTGATTACACGATGACAATATGCCAATGAGCTTTCCCGATGGGCTATCGTAAGAATAGTCAGCCCCCTACACTCCTTCATCAGACTGAGAAGCATTTCATTGACAGCCCGTTCAGTCTCATTATCCAATGCAGAAGTAGCCTCATCCAGTAGAAGCACCTCCGCTTTCTTATACAAAGCACGGGCGATGCCTACCCGTTGTTTCTGACCTCCCGAAAGCCTTCCTCCCCCTTCACCCAAAGGAGTATCCATTCCTTGCGGCAATTCATCCACCCAAGCATCCAATCTCACCTGCCTCACTATCTCCGCTACCCATTCCTTATCTATAAACCGGCATCCCAAAGCAATATTTTCCGCCAAGGTCCCATCCAGCACAAACACTTCCTGTTGCACATATCCCACCTTGCGATGCCATTCCTGCCTCGGCACATCGACAAGCGGCCTGCCATCTATCCGAATAGCGCCTTTATCCGGAGTGACAAATCCCAAAAGCAGATAAAACAAGGTAGACTTACCCACGCCACTCTCACCACAGATACCTACATATTCCCCTTTACGAATAGTACAACAAAAATCCTTTAGAACCTCTTTACTTTCAGGATAAGCATAGGTGAGGTGTTCTATCCGTATCTCTTTTTGAAAAGAAAACGCTTCCTGCCCCCATGATGGAGAAACTGCTTCTATCCCCTTATCCCCCAACCCTTCCTCTATAATCCGCAGAGAATAGACCGCATTCTGTACTTGTGTCCAACCACCTAAGATGCCGCGCAAAGCGGGTAACAGCCGGAAAGCCGCCACAGCAAAGACACCTACCAGCGCTTTGATATCCCCTGTTCCGAAAACGGTGAGCAAGGTCAGTCCCGATATAACTGCCATTTCGGAAAGGCAAAAAGGAAGGTGCTGTATCATTTCCAGTTTCAAACGGCTCTCACTGATTTTCCTTATCCTCTCGGCGAATGCCTGCTGAAAAAAAGGAAACGCCGCATTCAGTTCCAATTCGGCATACCCTTTCATCGTTTCCGTGACCAGCCGGGACTGCTCACGACGAGCCTGCTGCTCCTGCTCACCATAACGGCGCATCGGTTTCCTGATCCCCCATCCGTAAATCAACATAAAAGGCAGAAAGGCAATATACAGCATCAGTACCGTCAACGGAGCGTAAACCAACAAAGCTGCCGTCACCCATAAAATAAGCAGCAGTTCTCCTGTCATGCGAAGCAAGGGGGAAAGAAGATTTAAAGAAAAAGCATAACAAATATAATTTACCTCATATCCCAGCCGGATACTCCCCCTGCTGCGTATAAACAATAATCCCCGTTGATAGTAAGAAGTAAAGAGAGAAAAGCTGAGCCGACGGTAAAGAGACATCAGAAAATGGTTTTGAAAACGTGAAAGCCCCGCTACCAAAGCGTTTTTCACCAAAATAAAGACTATTGCCACCAGACAAAATAACAGGGCGGCATCTTTATCCCTCCCGTCATCCAACAGAAAAAACAAGACAGGCAACAGGGCAGCGAGTCCGGCAAAGTCAAGTAATGCGCAAAGAAATACGGCACAAACCACCCTTATCCCCATTTTCCTTTCATCAGGCAACAACAAACGGCAGATTCTTTTCAACATAAACCGCCTATTTTCGTTCCGTTTGGAAGATGGTATGGGGAGAGCGCAGATGCAACAGAATAGAAATTCCAACCCATTTGCACAGTGAAATGCGCAACACGCTGTTACACGCACGATGAGTATGCAGCATACGTTTGGTTTTATAAACCAGAATACTCCATTTATTCTTCGCCGGAACAAACTTAGTATAGGGTGGCCGGATGATTTCCCGCAAGATTTCCTCCGCCAACCCTTCTCCTCCATATACAGGAACGGAAGTTCCTAAATAATCATTACAAAGGTGAGTCATTGCCAGCATCATATTTCTAAAACGAATATCCGTCACTTCCTCAGGAATATGCAGGCCGTATCTATTCAGCAGGCAAGCCCAGTCGCAAAGATGATGAAGCGCCAGGCCGCGTGCGTAATGCTGGGCGGCATGAAAAGCGAGAAATACAGTATTAAAAGTGGAAGATGGAATGAAAATGGGGTATTTTCCGTCCAATTCCGCCGATACGGGTCGTAGCAGTTCTTGAAGGAGCTTATCCATCTTCACCGCTATATGGTATGTTTCCGAATTAATGAAGGTTTTATGATTTTCTATCGGAATACCTTTATAGTAAAACATACTATGCTTTTCGGAGTGTTCAAGGTCTACCTCTATTCCTTTTTCTTCCATTAACCGGTCTGCCAGCCGGTTGGCCTCGGCATCACTTTTCCGGGAATGGTCTGCCGAATAAGTGAAGATGTCTATATCTCCCCCTTCCCTGTGCGAAGGAATGGGATAATAGGTGGAGAGGCCCACTCCTTTCAACTGGACCGTGGTAATGCCATGCGTTTTATAAAAAGCTGAAAGTTCGGCTATAGTATGGCAGTACCGCCGGTAGCGTTTTTCATAGTTCTCTACCGCCATCGCCCAGTTTAATTTCAAAGCCTTCGGGGGTTGCAAACAGGCCGGCAGGGTCTGTATTCCGTCCCATGCCAAGGCCATCACTCCCTGAGTGCAAGCTAGTTTGTAACACGCCTGCCAAAGGGCAGGAGATATATCGGTAAAAAGGATTTCACTAACCGGCTTTGTGCTGTTCAACGCGGATCGGAGCAAGGCAAATAGCATTTGCTCCGGTTTATCGAGTATTATATCCATTGTTATATCAATCAAGTAAGGCTGAACATTTTTTTAGTGCATCTGCCCAAATCACCACATCTCTTTCGGCCTGCTCTTGAGGAATATGATAAGATTCCACCAACACCAAGGCTGCCTCTTGTAAAGTGAAATCCTTTCCCGAAAGTCGTTTCCAAAGTAAGCAAGCGGAAAAATTAAAGGAAATAATACGGGTCAAATCAGTATCGGGAACACCTTGGTTCACAATTATTATTTCTCCGGCTATGGAGCGGAGTTTGAAATGGGGATTAAGTTTCATAATCTTCTAATCTTAAAAAAAGAAAGCCGCCCGACCTTTCGAGACAGGACGACCTTCTTTTATTACAAATCACTTTCTGCCATGACTAATAACATGATAGCAAATAATTCTCTTATTTTTTATAACTATCCCAACCGGTTCCTTTAAAAGAAGGAGTACCAGTCACGTTAATGATAGAGGAAGCATTTGTTATCGATGAATCAACAACCAAATTGCCGTTAAAAGTACCACCCTCAATATTCAATTCCATAGGTTCGGTGTTTCCGGTACTTTTTGATAATTCCACGTTACCATTAATAATACTAGTACCTTTAACAGTTACTTTAACTCCGTCAGTGTAGGTTGAATAGCCGCAAACATCAAATGCATATGCACCAGTTCCGGCATTAATCGTAGTATTGCTAATCAAAATATTACCACAATTGTTACTCAATACATATAAGGCATTTAGCCCCTTCACTGTCATAGCATCCAACGTCAAATTACAGTAGTTCTGAATCATAATTTTATCATTATCACTTGCCAGTGTTCCGTTTTTCATAGTAACGGTAGAACCTTTCAACAATTGACAACTGTTCGTTTCTGTGCCAGCCGAGCCAACGGTCGGTTTAGCAAGTGTAAGCACATGGTTGTTCAAGTCCAATTCTACAGATTGTCCACTTTGCGTTTTAAAGCCATTACAAGTAGCGTCTCCATTCAAACGTATCTTCACGTTAGCATTACCGCTTAAGTATAAAAGTGCGGACGGATCGGAAAAAGTACCACCGGTAACAGCCAGCGATGCACCTGCACCAACCACATAAATCTTGCCATTCAGTGTACCACCACTGATAGTCATCTGTCCCAAGTCATTGGCTGCACCATTATGACCTTCATTATCCACCACATACTGAGCGGAACCAGTCGTATTGAATGTACCTCCTTTGATTTCAGCCACATGATGATTCTGTACGGTTGCCTGAGACATATTGGTGAACGTACCGTCGTTGATGACAAGCTGGGCTCCATCATCATTTTTAATGGTATTAAGACCTCCGGCAAATGTACCACCGTTTATGATAAGTGAAGGATTCTGATGATTGGTACCACTTACATATCCATTTCGCGGATTCGTATTGGTATAATCATAATACCCATTGGCTATCATCGAAGAATAATGCCCGTTTTGCGATATCTCCACATTTGGATTAATCGTCATCTCGCCATGATTCAGAATATTATAATAGCTGTTACCACCTGAACTTTCTGAATTCTGACCGTTTTCCTTACTTCTAATATAGGTTCCGTCATTAAGAATTACTGTACCGTTATTATAGATACAAGTCTTCCCATGACTTACATTATCCACTGTACCATTTCCGTTGATTGTCAGTTTACTATCCTTATTTACGGTAAATGTATCACCAGATTTGTTGGTAATTTTATGACCGTTCAAATTGATGATAACTTCCTTTGTTGCGGAAATAGTAAAATCTCCCGTCAAGTCTGTGGCAAGAGTATAAGTTCCACCATTTTTTGCGACATTTTGCAAGTCGGCTACGGCAGCATCAACTACTTCAAATGCGTCATTACCGGACAGATTGGGTAATTCAGCCCCCTCTTCTTTATAAATAATGACAGTTGAAGTGTTACCGCTTTCACGAATAATGGCTGTTACTTTGGCACCACTCTTCACTCTTACATTACCGGCTTTTACCTTCAATGTATTAACCGTAATCCCTTTATCAAGAACCAATGTATTTGCAGCAGTAGTTGCCGTTACTTCATCATAAGTAGCTGTTTCGCCATTGGCAGCCAAAGTTACGGTAGAAGAAGGCAGCTCTATCTCAAATTTAGGCGCAGTATCTAATTGCGGTACAGATACCAACACGTTTTCAGGTGCTGAATTACCACTAGCGCCAGTGCTCGCTTCTTTTATAGCAACAGTAGCAGTAGTAGAAATATTTTCAAAGGATATGCTGACATTTTCTGCCGGTGTATTTTTTTTCGGTATTGAAACTGTAGGACTGGCTTCAGTTGGAGCCACATCAGTCACAGAAACCGAATTAGTTGTTGCTAAAGCATCGGCTACCGCTGATACACTTTCAACTGTTGTCGGTACACTTCCGGATACTTCGTCCAACGTTATAGTTGTGGTATAACGTTCGTTACGTTTAGCATCTAAAGCTTTTGTCTTTAAAACCTGGCTTGTAGAGCCATTACCAATGGAAAGTTCCAAGGCAGGATACTCGGCTACAGGCAACGGGAAATAGAATGTTTTACTGGTCACGTCATTGCCAGCAGTAAAGTTTATAGTTATGGAAGAGGAATTTAATGTTCCTGTGGTTGTCAATGTAGGGATACCTTCGGCGAATGCTATTTGTGCATTTCCTGCAATGGCTGGAGCAGTAGTTCTTTCTCGAGCGGTCATAGAAGTCAATTTCGCCCAAATATAGTCCTTCGGGATATTATTGACAGTTACGCTCATCAAAGCACCTGCATTTTTAAATGCCAAG from Phocaeicola dorei encodes the following:
- a CDS encoding fimbrillin family protein, with the protein product MKKILFTSLAVLGLGITGCSNEDLGVAKSGVDEVCATMGDAESRTAMNGNSVVWSTGDEIGIFVTNGSSSTYTNTNYSLSSGAGTKNAGFSGVLEGENPVKKAAFYPYGSDASYDGSKISLTLKDTYNYKEGENSSALMACQINESAQDVLAFKNAGALMSVTVNNIPKDYIWAKLTSMTARERTTAPAIAGNAQIAFAEGIPTLTTTGTLNSSSITINFTAGNDVTSKTFYFPLPVAEYPALELSIGNGSTSQVLKTKALDAKRNERYTTTITLDEVSGSVPTTVESVSAVADALATTNSVSVTDVAPTEASPTVSIPKKNTPAENVSISFENISTTATVAIKEASTGASGNSAPENVLVSVPQLDTAPKFEIELPSSTVTLAANGETATYDEVTATTAANTLVLDKGITVNTLKVKAGNVRVKSGAKVTAIIRESGNTSTVIIYKEEGAELPNLSGNDAFEVVDAAVADLQNVAKNGGTYTLATDLTGDFTISATKEVIINLNGHKITNKSGDTFTVNKDSKLTINGNGTVDNVSHGKTCIYNNGTVILNDGTYIRSKENGQNSESSGGNSYYNILNHGEMTINPNVEISQNGHYSSMIANGYYDYTNTNPRNGYVSGTNHQNPSLIINGGTFAGGLNTIKNDDGAQLVINDGTFTNMSQATVQNHHVAEIKGGTFNTTGSAQYVVDNEGHNGAANDLGQMTISGGTLNGKIYVVGAGASLAVTGGTFSDPSALLYLSGNANVKIRLNGDATCNGFKTQSGQSVELDLNNHVLTLAKPTVGSAGTETNSCQLLKGSTVTMKNGTLASDNDKIMIQNYCNLTLDAMTVKGLNALYVLSNNCGNILISNTTINAGTGAYAFDVCGYSTYTDGVKVTVKGTSIINGNVELSKSTGNTEPMELNIEGGTFNGNLVVDSSITNASSIINVTGTPSFKGTGWDSYKK